The following DNA comes from Maledivibacter sp..
AAAAGCTAAATTTGAAAGAAATAAGCCCCATGTAAACATAGGAACAATAGGACACGTAGACCATGGTAAAACAACACTTACAGCAGCGATCACAATGACATTACAAAACAGATACCAA
Coding sequences within:
- a CDS encoding GTP-binding protein, translating into MAKAKFERNKPHVNIGTIGHVDHGKTTLTAAITMTLQNRYQ